The genomic window ATCGCCTCCGACCTCGACAAGCCGCGCGGCTTCTCCGTCATCGCGGGCGAGGAGGCCGCCGCCTTCCTCGCCGACAGGCCGGTCGGCATCCTGCCCGGGATCGGCGAGAGCGCCCGCAACCGGCTCGCCGGGCTCGACATCCACCGCGTCGGCGACATCACGCGGGTCGATCCCGTCCGCCTCCAGGCCTCGCTCGGCCGGGACGCCCTGCGCCTGCTGGCGCTCGCCGAGGGCCGGGACCCGCGGCCGGTGCGCCCGACGCGGGAGACCAAGAGCGTCTCGGCCGAGACGACCTTCTCGACCGACCTGAGCCGCTTCGAGGACCTGCGCCCGATCCTGTGGCGCCTCTGCGAGAAGGTCTCGAGCCGCCTGAAGCGGGCGGAGCTCGCCGCCGGCAGCGTCACGCTGAAACTCAAGGACGCCCGGTTCCGCCTGCGCACCCGCACCCGCGGCGGCCTGAAACCGACGCAGCTCGCCGACCGGCTGTTCCGCGAGGGCGAGCCGATGCTGCGCGCGGCCTGCGACGGCACCGCCTTCCGCCTGATCGGCATCGGCGGCGGCGATCTCTGCGGCGCGATCCACGCCGACCGCGGCGATCTCGCCGATCAGGGCATCGAGCGCGTCGTCCGGCGCGAGGCCGCCCTCGATCGCCTGCGGGACAAGTTCGGCAGCGGCGCGATCCAGCGCGGCCTCGTCTTCACCGGCGAACCGGAGCCGCGGCGCCGAACCTGAACCGACGCTACTTCCTGCACGCACCCTCGGCCTTCGCATCGGCCTTGGCATCGGCCTTGGCGAGATCGAGCCGGCTCATGGTGCCGTCGATGGCGAAATCACCGTAATCGAGGTGCAGCCGCCCGCTGACGCCGTCCTCGTAGAGGTCGAACGTGAGGGTGTAGATCGGCGTGCGCTCGCCCTCGCCGGCGGTGAAGTAGCTCAGCGTCACCGGCCAGCGCCGCATCGCGGCGCG from Methylorubrum populi includes these protein-coding regions:
- a CDS encoding DNA polymerase IV; this encodes MRPFCRDCLTMQAEGALRCRGCGSPRLLAHPARDTLSIAHVDCDAFYAAIEKRDDPSLRDRPLIVGGGRRGVVSTACYLARISGVRSAMPMFEALKRCPDATVLRPDMEKYARVGREVRAMMLALTPLVEPVSIDEAFLDLSGTERLHGTSPALTLARFAAQVEAGIGITVSVGLSANKFLAKIASDLDKPRGFSVIAGEEAAAFLADRPVGILPGIGESARNRLAGLDIHRVGDITRVDPVRLQASLGRDALRLLALAEGRDPRPVRPTRETKSVSAETTFSTDLSRFEDLRPILWRLCEKVSSRLKRAELAAGSVTLKLKDARFRLRTRTRGGLKPTQLADRLFREGEPMLRAACDGTAFRLIGIGGGDLCGAIHADRGDLADQGIERVVRREAALDRLRDKFGSGAIQRGLVFTGEPEPRRRT